DNA sequence from the Malus sylvestris chromosome 10, drMalSylv7.2, whole genome shotgun sequence genome:
AGTTCACATCAAAACTGTGTATTTGATTCATGACTAGCGTAACAGTGACCGAGGGTCTACTTCGTACTTTTCTTCTATGTCTGATTGggatttgttaattttgttttgtcaTTCTAGCTTTGAATTAATCCCATGTCCAATACGATGGGACAATGTGTTGCTACCGAAGAAGAAGAGCTGCCGAAGCAATGATTACCAGAGCTTCCCTTCGATACTATCACTCGATTTTGTTGTGGCTGCCTAATTTGAGTTTGAACCTTTTAGTTATGCCAATCGCTACATCGATGCAAAAAAATTTGTCTTCTGAACATGAACGTGTAGTAAAAATAGATGCTGTTTTCAGTTCACTCACTCGGGAGGCAGGGCGCTTATAACAGTTGGGAAGGATGTCAATTGGAGATGCTTGAAACATCCAAACCAGAATTTGTTAAAACAGGGCAAACTGGTGGTGGATCAAGCAGAATTTTGTTCATGCAAATATAGCGAAAGGAGGGGTTTTGTATTTACCCGAAAGTCTAACAGATGGACACGATTTGTACGTAGAAGTTCATTCTCTTGATTTGTGGAGTGAATGTTTAATCACGAGTACTTTTCTGGGAGGGATTCTATCAGATTTGAAACAAGTTTCGTTTTACCTTTGGGGTAACCGTCTAGCGGTTGCCGATACAGCAGAGGGAGCCCTTAACGTCTTTTGCTGTTAGAAACCTTATGTTCATATTAAGAATTTTGAACCTTTTTTGTTACACCACTGTTTTCACTGCATCTTTTTATgtggaaaacaaaagaatatgtTCACGATTTTTATGCAGAAATAACGACATTTAAATATCACTAGATTTCCTCCAAATAGCATCCGAACAATTTGATCTCGCAAACAGTCAAACAAAGCTCTTAAAAAGCCTTATACATCAAATACATTAATCCCTTTTAGGGTTTAACCAAGCTTTGCAAGAACATCATTGAGGGAAGATACGGTCGCGGCGTAGTACTTCTCTGCTTCCGTGGTGCTCTTGATCTTTGCTGCATGGTCCAACTGTCCCcagacacaaaacaaaagtacATGAATCAATACAAACCAAACTCTATGTCAAGTAAAAGACGTGTATGTGACATGGTGAACTTACGCCGTCAATGTCTTTGAAGAGCTTTCCAGCGAGTTCCTTGAGGGGCTCCTTCTCGGGTTTAGGTTTGGCAGAAATGACGGTCTTGAGGTCATAACGGAGATACGAGGATCTGAGACGAAGATCGTTCTGGACGTAGGGCCATGCCTTTTTGTCAATGAACTCCTTGACAGCTACAATTTCCTTGGCTGACTCCTTCGCCCGCGCGGCAGCCTGAGCCGGAGTGAGTGGTTGGAGGAAGAACCTCTCCTTCAACGGCAGGTCAAGGTCTCTTGCCTCATCCGAGTTTAGGGTTCCAGCTGccataacaaaaacaaattcacCTTCATAAGTTCATCAACTCACCCAATAAACAATTCATGCATTTCATATTCTCAACGATTCAGATCAAACTAAACATATTGTGTTGCAAATCCAATTCCAATGTTTAATTCTGCATTCAAATTAAGTGCTTTTGAAATAAGCACTTGAAATTTTGTGTTTCTCATAAAAACAATGCTTATGAGCAAAAGTGCTTCTATAGAAACAGTCTCAAACGAGTCCTAAAACATTGTACATTTTTCATGTAACAAGTTTCTATATTATGTTTTAGTATTCTAATGCAATTGCCATGCTAAGACTGAAAATAGTGACAAGGTCAAGAGTGAGGGTCTTACGCAATCCTCCGGAGGGAGGTGGAGGAGGACCGATTTTGATGGGCTTAGCCTCGGCAAGCACAGCTTGAACAAATGACCCGGAGGCCAAACCAACTGCGACGAGACCAAGCACGGCCCTACGACTAGTTTCGGGCTCTGAAGGCACTTGCTGGGCTCTAATGGTGAGCCCGGAGCTCGCCACGGCTAGCCTGCCGGTGCTGCTGACCGCGTTCAAGCGTGATGAGCTGCTTAGGTGGAGGCTGCCCTCCAAAACTGCCTGGGAGGAACCGTGCAGGCCAGCCATTGAAGCCATAGCTTGTGCCATTTTCTTAACCTCCttaacttttatttgtttttttaacaatgATCGGTTTTCAGTGGCAGAAATGTGGAAATTATATGTTTTGTTCTATGCTTATGTGATGTAGAGTGGTCTTAGGCAAGGACCTTATCTGCCATTTTCTGGTTGGATAAATTGGATATGGTTATTAGCCAATTGGGATTTGACAAGTGTTCGTTATTGCATTTTATATTTGACAAGCTGGATAATGTTCCAACTAGGACTCTGTCATTCTGACACGTGGACTCCATGAGATTATTACAATGATGTTAATGGTCTCTCTAGCTACATAATACCATTCATTTCAAGttgaaagattaaaatgaaacaTTGTCCATATTTTTAGCTTGGCGGTACAAGGGAAATTTTGTTAGCATCTAGAAGTTAAAATTCATAGAGGCATTAAACTTGATTCTGTTTTAATCATAATAACAAGAGTGTCACGCATAGTGTCATATTGaattttggtgaatgaaaattCTAAGAAAAATTCACATACACTGTGATGTTATTGTGACGTTTTCCAACTCACTTGTACTCATGCGTTAGAGACTTAAGAGTTTTTAAATGTCAATGCGTAATGGATTTTAGATACTGTCACAACGACATACTCATCGTATGAAAGTTCTTAAAAACTctgaacaaaaataaattaattaagagGAATCATCATGTCCATCTattttaagttcaattttttgtcaaaatctcATATAGTGTGTAATCGTATACCAAATAAGTTATAGATGAATTTACCATTTATGTGTTAAATCCAAATTTAAATGtcttccaaaattaatgaaatttgaaattccaTTCAATGAATTACTAGCGATGCAAATCTAGGTTTTATGTCTGAATACTAAATCCAATTcgaacaaaaaaaggaaaaaatattaaataattaatgaaTATGCTTCATTTCATTTTAGTTAATGCCACTTATTTAAATTCCTCTCTCGATTGAAGCTTTCAAAATTCTACTCTCTCTACTGTATGCAACAGCATCCACAAGGATCCAAAATTACAATACATGACAGATGAAAATGCGATATAACTATGACTTGTCATCGGTTATCCcctttaaaaaaagaaaaagagaaaaagcagTATTTCGTACTTTTTAGTCTGTTATTTCTCTTTTGTTTAGTCTTTTGGTGTTGCTTATCTACTTtacaaatttcataaatttcaaTTATTTGGTGGCATTTTTTACTTTATACCATTAACCACAAACAAAATGTAGTTAGGGATGGTTTAGGAACCGTATTAGGAGATGAATAGTTTTTTAGTGTGCTGAGAACATGGCCTGAAGgatcaagtgtcataatacaattgattGGGCTTTTAAAACTGTAATTGATTAAGGCCATCACCAACTGAAGGCTGGccagatgactcgttttagccctctaagatattaatattttaatgaacagtatatGACCATATTTGTCTTCATCACCAACCGAAgcccaaagggtcatagggctcgttttaggcctgtcacaaaaaaccatctccaaccgaaggtcAAAGGGATATagtatgaaatgtgaagaattgaaataaaatgaggtaagacagtatgaaatggtgaaaaaatatgtgagaaatggtgtaggagaaaaaattagaaaaaaaaaagtccaaaaaaaatgTGGGCTATtaagaaaaaaacaacaaaaatgggCTGACACAAAAAATTGAAGGCCCTAAAGTGggctgaaattaaaaaaaacacaaaaagggaACCGGGTTAGGcaagtgaaaaggaaaaaaaaaaaaaaacaaagtgggCTTGCCTGGTCGGTTGAAGATGGCCAGCCCTCTGGTCTCGGTTGGACATGCCTAAGTAACTTGCCTCTTTGAAACCCACATAATAAACCGGCCCGGCCCATATACTCACCAACGTCTTTTTGGAAGAGCGTGTTAATGTTTGTACCGCCAGatccaatttcaaattttcactctctctctctctctctctctctctctctctttctccccccCCTTCTTCTCTCAGACACTCTTTTCCAACTCTCGAGCCCTATCTTCCGCCAATTCCCCAATTCGATTTCACCAATCGAAACCCCAACTCTGCAAATTCAACGTCGCACCCTTATATCCGACCGTCGGCTCCACCAGATCGGCAGCTAAGAAGCGGGACCTGATTAATGGCGTCTCGCAACCAAAACAGGGCTCCTCGGAGCCCATTTTCTGTAAGCgagaaaaaaagaattaaaattttcagttttgattttgtttgcTTAATTCGGTGGGCGATgatttgttgttttgggttcaGAATGGAAGAAAAATGTATGAAATGACTTTTGGTGTTGGTTGAAAATTAATGGTTATGTAGGATTGTGTAAATAAAGGTTTCAGATGGGGGATTGTAATGGTGAGTTTTTCGTTTTGTGTAGAAAAAGAGTAGTCTTGATGAAGTTCCCTTAGACAAGCGGCGGAGAATCGAAACAAGAAAACCGGAGGTACCGAGTAGTATGGGCCGCCAACGACCGCCACTTGCTGTTGTTAAGCAAGACGCAGCAGGTACAAGCGATATAGGCAGTGTGGAGGGATCAGAGTGTGCCAATGTTGAGTTTACGAAGGAAGAAGTTGAGGCGTTGTTGGTTGAGAAGTTAAAAGTGAAGAAATTTGATCACAAGGTTTATTTCTCACCCccaattgttttaataaatagGGCTTTTTTGTGTGCTTGTTTTGAAATCTGAattgttgtttctttttttttgtaacgTTTTTTATCTGGTCATATGGCAGGGGAAAGCTGAGCAGTTAGCTGATTATAGTAAGAGGCTGAAGCTATGCATCAAATGGTTGCAGGAAGTTGAGGAAGGCCATATTCTCGAGGAGGAAAAACTACGGAATGCATTGGCTTCTGCAGAAAAAAAATGCGCGGATACTGGTAATTTCTTTATTCTTTATTCATGCCATTGTCTGTTGGAGTTGCATAACTTCGTAACTAACCGATGAATTGCTTATATGTGGTGGTGGTATATTAAGTATTATAGAGTTTTCGGATGGAAATCTCAAGCCATTTGTCAAGTAGTATCGTGCTTTTGTTACAAGTGAACCTATGTGGTTATGATATTTAAGAGATTTTGTTCAAAGGAACAGGTTTGTAATATGTGttcaatttgtttatttttaagaGGTGGAGATGAGAAACAAGGTTGACGAGCTCAATGCCGTAAATTCAAAGCTGAGGGAAAATATAGCTACTTTAGAAGAGAAACTTGCGAAAGAAGAATCAGAGAAGTTGGTAAGGCTTCCAGTCATGCAGTTGCACACTAATTTTTGTGATATGATTGTCATTCCcgcttttggtttttttgttcTTGGGTCTTTTCTTCGCATTTTTATTTTCATCCTTTTGTTTGACATTCAGGATGCGATTGCTAGTCACAGAAGTGAAAAGGAAGCAAGGGATGCTGCTGAGAAGTTGCAAGCTTCTCTCTCACAGAAGCTTGAAATAGTGCGGGAGGAGAAATTAGTTGCAGACAAGAAGGTAATACAGTCAgatttttctcttccttctgCATATTACCTATTCTTTTCCGAATTCCCCTCCGGTTTATCAAAATTTGCGTTCGGTAATGTTCCTAAAATTGTGCTGCTGCAGGTTTCTTCGTATCAGGATTTATATAATCGAGCACAAGAGTACAACAAGAGTCTACAACAGTACAATAGCAAACTCCAAAAAGATCTTGAAACTGCCACCGAGTCTCTCAAACGAGTTGAAGATGAGAAAAGGACTGTTCTGGAGACGCTTAGCAATTTGAGAGTTCACAATAAGGCATTGCAAGATGAGTTGACTAAAGTAACGGTACGTATCTATGGAGCAATCCTTGCGTTGATGATATATACCTTTTTGTCACCTTTCACCACCCTATATATATCctagttcaatttttttgtaaactgAGATACGGTTTTCTTGGGAAATGACCCATTTATTTACCTGAAATCTAAGAATATAACACGCCTTTTCACTGTATGTACATGATTTGCGTCTAGGCCTCACTGGACGAAACATTAAAGCAGAAGGAATTATTAGATAATGAAATCAAATGCCTTCGTGGGGAACTGCAGCAAGTTAGAGATGACCGCGATCGCCATGCAAGAGAGATTCAAGATATGAGGGATCAGGTGGTGAAGTACAAGGAAAACACTGAGATGTCGTGTGAAGAGTTAGATAGATTGATGAGAAAATCAAAAGCCTTGGAGGTTCATATTAgattctttattttgttttagttttttttatattttattttatgatttccTGCTGTATCAACTTTTTAATATTGTGGGCATGCTTTTTTAGGAAAGAGATTCATCTCAAAAACAGGAGATAGATACCTTAAAGCATGAGCTAAATGCTGCCAATGATAAATTGAAGGTAATATGAATTCAGTTGGGGTTTTAAAATGTTGCTTGTACCAGTCAATTTATAAGTTAACATCTACTGTTTACTTTCTCTTAGATGGTCAGTCAATCCGCTTCAGAAACATTGACAGAATTTGAAGAACATAAGAGAATCGTACAGGAGTTACAAAATCGCCTCGCTGAATCAGAGCTGCAAATACTGGAAGGAGAGAAGTTGAGGAAAAAGTTACATAACACTATTCTGGTAATTTTAGTATGTTTAACATGTTATAGAGTTAATAAGATTTCAGGGTACTAATCTTTTTCTTTAATAGGAATTAAAAGGTAATATTAGGGTGTTCTGTCGAGTGCGTCCGTTGCTACCTGACGATGCCAATGCAACAGACGCCCCTGTAGTTTCTTATCCTACAGGAACAGAAGCTCTTGGCAGAGGCCTTGACTTGGTACAGAGTGGTATGGGCATgtctaataattttttactttaattAGTTTAAAATATAAGTATACACCACTTTACTCAAGTTATTTTAATCTAATTCCACTATAAATGTTTGCAGGCCAAAAATTTAATTTCACATTTGACAAGGTGTTTCACCACGAGACTTCCCAACAAGACGTTTTTGTGGAAATATCGCAACTTGTACAAAGTGCACTTGATGGCTACAAGGTATAAGTTGAATCTTGTTCATGTGTTTTTAAAGGAACTAAATGTTCAttagattgattttttttttttggcacttTAAACCATAACTCTTTTTCTTCCcattattttggtttttgagtCCATAATTGAGATAACTTTTGCCTTGAGGAATTAGCTGCCAGCGTTTAATATTTTGTGTATTTTGGTTATGTACTGATCGTTTTTCTTTCCCCATTAAGTATTTTATGGAATATGTTTTTAGAATTAGAACGGCTTCCAATTTCTTCGTTGAattcttttacctttcataCAGGCAAACGCATGcattaaaataaatattgattATCTTTTTCAGGTCTGTATATTTGCGTATGGTCAAACGGGTTCCGGAAAAACTTATACTATGATGGGCAGACCAGATGCTCCAGAGCAAAAAGGTTTAATACCTCGTTCACTTGAGCAAATATTCCAAACGAGTCAAGCTCTTCAGGCCCAGGGTTGGAAATACAAAATGCAGGTACTACaacttgttttttgtttgtttaggtTTGCAAATTATAATGTCCTTTCAAAATATGTGCAGGCATCGATGCTTGAAATATACAATGAGAACATTCGTGACTTGTTATGCACTGGTCGTTCAAGCAGTGCAGACTTGTCAAAGACAGAAAATGGTGTTTGCGGAAAGCAGTACACGATAAAGCATGATGCAAATGGAAACACATATGTTTCTGACCTAACGATTGTTGATGTTTGCAACATAAACCAAATTTCATCTCTTCTGCAACAGGCTGCACATAGCAGGTATGCATCAAAAGTATTCGAATTGGTCGTGATATTTCATATATGTTAGTTCATTTTGAGTCGCTTTCATATGAAAGGCTGCACTTAGCAATGTTACTGTCAAGTTTTCAAAACATCAAATCTGATGTGGCTTTTCATTCTTGAATGCTATTTCTTAGGTCTGTAGGCAAGACTCATATGAATGAGCAATCTTCGAGAAGCCATTTTGTGTTTACCTTGCGTATATCTGGGATTAATGAGGTTTGTTTTGCGCTGATGTGATGTTATTGTTCTTCCTCACCAATCTTTCATTCGATTTTTTTGATTACTGACATGCTTTCTTGCCTTGGTAGAACACGGAACAACAAGTCCAGGGGGTCTTAAATCTTATTGACCTTGCTGGTAGTGAAAGACTATCAAGGAGCGGTGCAACTGGAGAGCGTTTGAAGGAGACTCAGGTTCTTTTCTTCTTGAAAATCCCCAATCTTCTTTCCCGAATAGATGTAAATATATTCTCAAGTTTTATATTGGTTAGCTAACAATATGACATTAACAACCAGGCCATTAACAAAAGTCTCTCATCATTGAGCGACGTCATATTTGCTTTGGCGAAAAAGGAGGACCATGTTCCTTTTAGGAACTCCAAACTGACATATCTTCTACAGGTATAGTAATCTTTGATTATTTTTACCATTATGGCAGCTTGCTGTATTCTTGAATGGTTACATTGTTGGATGACATCTCGTTTAATGTATAAACAGCCTTGTTTGGGAGGAGATTCGAAAACATTGATGGTTGTTAACATCTCCCCGGATTCCTCTTCGGTTGGGGAATCCCTCTGCTCACTTCGATTTGCTGCTAGGGTCAATGCTtgtgaaattgggattcctcGGAGGCAAACCTCCATGAAACCTGCAGATAATCGCTTAAGTTACGGCTAGCTTTGTCATCTTTTCTGTTTGGAGGTTGGTTGCTGTCGTCTGTATGAGGGAAAGGGTGTGTTTTGTAGATCTTGTGCTTTAAGGTACTACAAAATTTGTACTTGTAGATTTGTATCGTGTACTGAGAGATCAGCACGTTGTTTTCTATGCTTATGAGTTATGACAATATATAGATTTATTGTTTCAGTAACTTGATTTATTGCTGTACGAGAAAGAAAATGTTCCTTATTGGATCAACACTTATCCCAAGTAATGATTGGCATATTCCTTTGTTAGTTGAATACAATAACAACAAATCTTACTATCTCTAATTGGGTCGGCTGTATGAGTCCGAAACACCACGTGTCCTATTTTACCTCCATAAGGTAGTTGAGTTCGTTGAGACTTCATTAACTCTTTGATGTGGAAccatttttacatttttatatgTTTACTCACGTGTAGTTCGGTTTCACGTGCGTTTCGAGTACCATAAAGGTAGTTGATGTTACACTCCAAAATTGATTTGCTATAGAGATAATAGCATAACTCTTTATAAGCAGTTGATATTCTTTAACTTTCTGATGAGAAACAATCTCCACATCCTCATAATAAATAGCGGAAAAAGtacactaattttttttatttaattttcactATTTATTGTCTTTTGTTCATCTGACAAACATATAAATTTAGTCTtgttagcaaaaataaattttttcttcctATGCAGTATGCACTAAGTTTGAATTTCCCGTCTAACACTATAAAttgataaaattaatatattttacttGTAAAAAATTTGTCAACTTACCAATGAGGATAAAGGGGGCAAAATCATCATACCATAGTTTGGATTATAAAACGGTGGGGTCCAAAAACATTCATATTTATCCTAATCTCTTTTCTCCTCCTTTTTGATAAAACTAAACTATCTAGCCTGTTGTTTTCAAACCGTGacaaaaaataagaataaagtGGTATTAGCAGCATCAGAATTCCAGAGTTATACACACAGTCACGGATATCCCAATCAAACTACAAAAGGCCACTCAACTGAGCCAACCGTGCCAAGCAGGGAAGCAACAGAAGCAACAGAAAGCAGAGAAGGAAGGGGAAGATGGCAGGTCAACTACGAGAAGAGCAGCAGGTAACTAGGCCCAAAGTCATGAAGGTTGACTCCGTGGAGACTTGGGACTCGCATGTTTCCCAAGCCACCAACCAAGGCCGTCCTGTAAGTCTCCTCAACCCTCTCGATTTCCGTTTAATTCGAGCGCTgttctaatctaatctaaacTATTTGAAAAATGGGGATTCGAATTTGCGCGAGAGCAGCACACCGCTCTAGCCGACTTGGCTGTTGCACGTGAACATGATTAATTTGATCACAGTTGTGGAATTATGAGTTCGTTGTTGAATTGGTTTTTGGTTGGATGTGTTCGTAGATTATTGCACATTTCACTGCTTCGTGGTGCATGCCTTCGGTGGCTATGAACTCATTCTTCGAGGAAATTGCCTCAGATTATCCGGATGTTCTGTTTCTCACCGTTGATGTCGACGAGGTTAAGGTAATTAACCTAAATTCTTCAAACAAGCATATGTCTAATCTGTGTATATGTACAGATACATTTTTATCGAACTGGTAAAGTTATATGTTAGAACCCTGTTTGCATTTGGTGATGGTTTATGTTGTGAAGGAGTTTGTTCAAGCCTATCTTGAATCTGTTACTCAACAACACTTCATTGATCTTCTGAACTCGACTAGATTCCGACCTTTTGGTCCGGTGTTTTCGAGTGATTTCTAGTTTGAGGTTATGTCAAACTTTACGAGTTTTACAAACCATTTTGGTGCAAAAGAAGATTCAAAGAAATGGTAATGGAAGAGGACTAAAAACTCGCATTCATGGGAATTTTCGTTTAGGGGTTCGATTGGTGCTTGAGTTTTTGTTTATGATTTTTCGGATATTGCTTGTTGAATTGAGTTTTTGGCTTGACATCAACCTCTTTTGGAGCGTTCACTCGTGTGTTTACAAACCTTTTCGCTGCGAAGAAAAGGAAGTTTGAAGACTTTCCTATCAAGTAATTGTAGTAATCTAGCAAAAGAGAGGGACTAAGGTgcagtttgggattgaggtgattaaaaaaaaaaactgggagcttttttgtgttttgtaaacattcagcttcagttttatttcacagtttttggtgaaaaaagccaaaaacaagaagctctAAAacccatctttgaaaaaccggttttttttcacatctgttttacataaaagtttattaAACACTATaaaattgcttttttttttcaaaagcattttaaaaaaagcatttttacaaaaaagtttaccaaacacgcTACAACTTTATTTCTCATAGCAGAgtagaagcagaagcagaagcagtttttgaAAGctcagcaataccaaaccagccctaaaacCTCTTATTACAGGAATTTTTCTCTAAAGATTTCGATGTTGTTTATGATGGCGATACCGATATGGATGTAACTATCTCTCTCCCTTTTGTTTTCATAGGAGGTAGCGACCCGATTGGAGATAAAGGCGATGCCAACCTTTTCGCTGATAAGGGACGGTGCAACGGTTGACAAGCTCGTGGGTGCCAATCCGGAAGAGATAAGGAAAAGGATTGAGGGTTTCTTTCAGTCCGGACGTGCGGATGTTGCATAGCACTAGCAGCAGTGTGATATGATACAGTTTGAAGTAGTGAAATAAGTGGTTGTGAATGGTTTTAACACAGATATGGATGATAAGCTTTTTCTTTGGCTGCTGTACGGATGACGTAAACCAAAAACCAACCGATGCTCCGGTTGATAAGCTTGTCACTATAATGTTTTGcgatttgtaattttgtttcttctgtTCTTTCTGTCTCTAGTGATTGTGCTCTGAAGATGTTGTAATCTTTGACCTCCAGAAGTTGTAAATTGTGGTCGTAAGTGCAGCGGGAAATTCATATGAATGTGTGAAGAAGTTGTAAAGTGTGCTTGTAAACGTTTCTTAAATAAAATGGTGGATGCAAGGGTTTGTAGCTcggtatttatttttatactcaGGTCTTGCATTCTCGACCTCTCCATATATCAATTGTATTAAACAAACCAATAAGACGTGGTGAATCGGCGGGCGGCATAAAAGTGCTTCATGAAAATAAAAACGCATACGTGGTATGATAACTTAGAAGTGCTTCTGAGTGCTACAAATGCTTTCAAGAGAAGCATTAGATGCTTATTTAGGGAACTTCaagtgttctttttttttcctatttttttcccaaaaaacaCTTAGGTTTGagtaaaatttaaatgtttGTCAAGTAATAACACTTCTTACGAAAAACGCTCTTGAGACAAATTATAAAATCAATTCGAAACGTGTCGTAGTAAGTCCACATGGCTGGTTTGACAAACGATTTTGGGCGGATAAATTAGCAGGCTTCAATCGTATAACATGGATGTGAACAACTTAATTGCATAACTGCACCAAACAATCAGGTATGTATTTCCTTATACGAGCGGCCAAACAAGGCCTATTAACATCGGACTAGGATTCTCTTCCCTTTTCTTTCCATTCCCTTCCATCTCCTCCTCTcacactttttattttgtctttctttttctattaaaaattaatataagatgttgatgtaGCTGAACTGTGAACCGTGACCGTTTAAATAAGAAGAGAGGGAAATGAAGGTTAAAAAAAGAGGGAAGATAATCGTTCTGCATTAGCATCGAAGCTCCTTGATTTCATGGATTGGATCCAAAATAAAAGGACCATTTGTTTGGAATTCAAGGCCCAACTCAAAGAACAAAGGactaaagataaaataaatcaaaatggAGAGGTGCAAAACGAAAAAACGAATAATTTTGTAGCAGCACGTTTCGTGGTGGCTGTGCAATGGCGACGCACCACCTCCATTTTTGTTTGCTTTTCCATAAATTCGCAATAAAATAATTTCTCTTCCCCTTTCTCTTCCTCCCACATATATATTTCCCACCACCGTAATCCCATCGACCAAAATTCACTCagaaaattatttaataaaaaatattagttTCGGAATATTCCATCCCATTGCGTTCCCCGGCCCACCTCGGCGGCGCTGTCTCTGCGAGGGTTCACCGCCGGAAATTCGGAAATCCGGCAAGCATTAATACATGGGTTCGCCGCCGCAAAATCCCAACTGGGTCCTCGATTATGGTGTGATTGACGACATTCTTGTACCTGGTGGTGAACTTCCCTCTCTTGACCCGCCCGGTTTCTCTTGGCCGGATCATTCATTTGCCGGTCCCACCGCCCCCGGGTACCGTATTC
Encoded proteins:
- the LOC126585193 gene encoding oxygen-evolving enhancer protein 3, chloroplastic-like, coding for MAQAMASMAGLHGSSQAVLEGSLHLSSSSRLNAVSSTGRLAVASSGLTIRAQQVPSEPETSRRAVLGLVAVGLASGSFVQAVLAEAKPIKIGPPPPPSGGLPGTLNSDEARDLDLPLKERFFLQPLTPAQAAARAKESAKEIVAVKEFIDKKAWPYVQNDLRLRSSYLRYDLKTVISAKPKPEKEPLKELAGKLFKDIDGLDHAAKIKSTTEAEKYYAATVSSLNDVLAKLG
- the LOC126585174 gene encoding kinesin-like protein KIN-14C; the encoded protein is MASRNQNRAPRSPFSKKSSLDEVPLDKRRRIETRKPEVPSSMGRQRPPLAVVKQDAAGTSDIGSVEGSECANVEFTKEEVEALLVEKLKVKKFDHKGKAEQLADYSKRLKLCIKWLQEVEEGHILEEEKLRNALASAEKKCADTEVEMRNKVDELNAVNSKLRENIATLEEKLAKEESEKLDAIASHRSEKEARDAAEKLQASLSQKLEIVREEKLVADKKVSSYQDLYNRAQEYNKSLQQYNSKLQKDLETATESLKRVEDEKRTVLETLSNLRVHNKALQDELTKVTASLDETLKQKELLDNEIKCLRGELQQVRDDRDRHAREIQDMRDQVVKYKENTEMSCEELDRLMRKSKALEERDSSQKQEIDTLKHELNAANDKLKMVSQSASETLTEFEEHKRIVQELQNRLAESELQILEGEKLRKKLHNTILELKGNIRVFCRVRPLLPDDANATDAPVVSYPTGTEALGRGLDLVQSGQKFNFTFDKVFHHETSQQDVFVEISQLVQSALDGYKVCIFAYGQTGSGKTYTMMGRPDAPEQKGLIPRSLEQIFQTSQALQAQGWKYKMQASMLEIYNENIRDLLCTGRSSSADLSKTENGVCGKQYTIKHDANGNTYVSDLTIVDVCNINQISSLLQQAAHSRSVGKTHMNEQSSRSHFVFTLRISGINENTEQQVQGVLNLIDLAGSERLSRSGATGERLKETQAINKSLSSLSDVIFALAKKEDHVPFRNSKLTYLLQPCLGGDSKTLMVVNISPDSSSVGESLCSLRFAARVNACEIGIPRRQTSMKPADNRLSYG
- the LOC126585198 gene encoding thioredoxin-like protein CXXS1, yielding MAGQLREEQQVTRPKVMKVDSVETWDSHVSQATNQGRPIIAHFTASWCMPSVAMNSFFEEIASDYPDVLFLTVDVDEVKEVATRLEIKAMPTFSLIRDGATVDKLVGANPEEIRKRIEGFFQSGRADVA